Proteins encoded in a region of the Clostridium butyricum genome:
- a CDS encoding sigma-70 family RNA polymerase sigma factor encodes MKYINECRYAELMMENRQKFYRIAYSYVKNEQEALEVVSDAMYKGLVHLKDLREMDYFLTWMTRIIINTSLETLRKKSKLTPYEDYMEEVKVEETEQDQNLDLYHAIDMLEPDEKSYVILKYFEECTYKEMSDILKMPQSTIKSKIYRSLKKMKYYLAGGDK; translated from the coding sequence GTGAAATATATTAACGAATGCAGGTATGCTGAACTTATGATGGAAAATAGGCAAAAATTCTACCGAATTGCATACAGCTATGTGAAAAATGAACAGGAAGCGTTGGAGGTTGTAAGCGATGCTATGTATAAGGGACTAGTACACTTGAAGGATTTACGAGAGATGGACTATTTTCTTACTTGGATGACTAGGATTATAATAAATACTTCATTGGAAACACTACGTAAGAAATCCAAACTTACTCCATACGAGGATTATATGGAAGAAGTAAAAGTAGAAGAAACAGAACAAGATCAAAATTTGGATTTATACCATGCAATTGATATGTTAGAGCCAGATGAAAAGTCTTATGTTATTCTAAAATATTTTGAAGAATGTACATATAAGGAAATGTCAGATATTCTTAAAATGCCTCAAAGCACCATAAAATCAAAAATATATCGCAGTTTGAAAAAAATGAAATATTATTTGGCGGGAGGCGATAAATGA
- a CDS encoding type II secretion system protein: MHLRESRKKQKKKKAFTIIELVVVMCIVGILASALIPQVGGYITEAKKMKVVDQSRSVVMAVDSYNLKNKVKYPEDKTVSHIKSEAGISKYLKDVKFDNLKDNTKIEECRSIVNGSEFTIDENEQLEKVTAVIQPDNLEIE; the protein is encoded by the coding sequence ATGCATTTAAGAGAATCAAGAAAAAAACAAAAAAAGAAAAAAGCTTTTACTATAATTGAGTTGGTAGTAGTTATGTGCATCGTGGGAATATTAGCCAGTGCATTAATACCACAAGTGGGTGGTTATATAACTGAAGCTAAAAAAATGAAAGTAGTAGATCAAAGCAGAAGTGTAGTAATGGCTGTAGACTCATATAATTTGAAAAATAAAGTAAAATATCCCGAAGATAAAACAGTTAGTCATATTAAAAGTGAAGCTGGAATTTCTAAATATCTAAAGGATGTTAAATTTGATAATCTTAAAGATAATACGAAAATAGAGGAATGTAGAAGTATTGTTAATGGTTCAGAATTCACAATAGATGAAAATGAACAGTTAGAAAAAGTAACAGCAGTAATACAACCAGATAATTTAGAGATAGAATAA
- the guaB gene encoding IMP dehydrogenase, whose amino-acid sequence MAKIIKEAYTFDDVLLMPNKSEILPREVTTRTQLTKKIALNIPLMSAGMDTVTESKMAIAMAREGGIGIIHKNMTIEQQAKEVDKVKRQENGVITDPIYLSEDHLIQDAENLMAQYRISGVPVTKDGKLVGIITNRDIIFETDFQKKISDVMTSENLITSHEKTTVEEAKEILKKHKIEKLPLVDAEGNLKGLITMKDIEKVKKFPNAAKDEKGRLLCGAGVGVTGNMMERIDALVKAQVDVIVLDTAHGHSQGVLDAVKKIKETYPELQVIAGNVATAEAVEDLIEAGADCVKIGIGPGSICTTRVVAGVGVPQLTAVMDCAEVGRKHGVPVIADGGLKYSGDIVKALAAGASVAMLGSLFAGCDEAPGEMEIYQGRSYKVYRGMGSLAAMECGSKDRYFQEGNKKLVPEGVEGRVAYKGFVADTIFQLIGGIRSGMGYLGSKNLETLYETARFVVQTGAGLRESHPHDINITKEAPNYSVGQ is encoded by the coding sequence ATGGCAAAAATTATTAAAGAAGCTTATACTTTTGATGACGTATTATTAATGCCTAACAAATCAGAAATATTACCAAGAGAGGTAACTACAAGAACACAATTAACAAAGAAGATAGCTTTAAACATACCGCTTATGAGTGCTGGAATGGATACTGTAACAGAATCTAAGATGGCAATTGCAATGGCAAGAGAAGGCGGAATAGGAATTATACATAAAAATATGACTATTGAACAACAAGCTAAAGAAGTTGATAAAGTAAAAAGACAGGAAAATGGTGTAATCACAGATCCTATTTATTTATCAGAAGATCATCTTATTCAAGATGCTGAAAACTTAATGGCACAATATAGAATATCAGGAGTACCTGTTACTAAAGACGGAAAATTAGTAGGGATTATTACAAACAGAGATATAATATTTGAAACAGATTTTCAAAAGAAAATTTCAGATGTAATGACAAGTGAAAATTTAATAACTTCTCATGAAAAGACTACAGTTGAAGAAGCTAAAGAAATTTTAAAGAAACATAAAATAGAAAAATTACCTTTAGTAGATGCAGAAGGAAACTTAAAAGGACTTATAACAATGAAAGATATAGAAAAAGTTAAAAAGTTCCCAAATGCAGCTAAAGATGAAAAAGGTAGATTATTATGTGGTGCTGGTGTTGGTGTTACAGGAAACATGATGGAAAGAATTGATGCTTTAGTTAAAGCTCAAGTTGATGTTATTGTTCTTGATACAGCTCATGGACATTCACAAGGAGTTTTAGACGCAGTTAAAAAGATAAAAGAAACTTACCCAGAACTTCAAGTAATTGCAGGTAATGTAGCAACAGCTGAAGCTGTAGAAGACTTAATAGAAGCTGGAGCAGATTGTGTTAAAATTGGTATAGGACCTGGTTCTATCTGTACTACAAGAGTAGTTGCAGGTGTAGGGGTACCTCAGTTAACAGCAGTTATGGATTGTGCTGAAGTTGGAAGAAAGCATGGAGTTCCAGTAATCGCTGATGGTGGTCTTAAGTATTCTGGTGATATAGTTAAAGCATTAGCAGCTGGTGCATCTGTAGCAATGCTTGGATCATTATTTGCAGGATGTGATGAAGCTCCTGGAGAAATGGAAATATATCAAGGAAGAAGTTACAAAGTTTATAGAGGTATGGGATCACTTGCTGCTATGGAATGTGGATCTAAAGATAGATACTTCCAAGAAGGAAATAAAAAATTAGTTCCAGAAGGTGTAGAAGGAAGAGTAGCTTATAAAGGATTTGTAGCAGATACTATATTCCAATTAATTGGAGGAATAAGATCAGGAATGGGTTACTTAGGATCTAAAAACTTAGAGACTTTATATGAAACTGCAAGATTTGTAGTTCAAACAGGTGCTGGATTAAGAGAAAGTCATCCACATGATATAAATATTACAAAAGAAGCTCCAAACTACAGTGTTGGACAATAG
- the guaA gene encoding glutamine-hydrolyzing GMP synthase: protein MKKELILVIDFGGQYNQLIARRVRECNVYCEVHPYTLSVEEIKEMNPKGIIFTGGPNSVYGEDSPLCDKALFEIGVPILGICYGSQLMSHMLGGKVATAPVSEYGKTEVDVKVDSKLFDGVSSKTICWMSHTDYIEKAPEGFKITGNTPVCPVAAMECEEKNLYAVQFHPEVMHTQEGTKMLNNFVYNVCGCSGDWKMDSFVEKTIEEIRAKVGNGKALCALSGGVDSSVAAVLLSKAIGKQLTCVFVDHGLLRKNEGDEVEAIFGPNGNYDLNFIRVNAQERFYEKLAGVEDPETKRKIIGEEFIRVFEEEAKKIGAVDFLVQGTIYPDVIESGLGKSAVIKSHHNVGGLPDYVDFKEIIEPLRLLFKDEVRKAGLELGIPEKLVYRQPFPGPGLGIRIIGEVTAEKVRIVQDADAIYREEIANAGIDKEIGQYFAALTNMRSVGVMGDERTYDYAIALRAVTTSDFMTAESADLPWEVLGKVTTRIVNEVKGVNRVMYDCTGKPPATIEFE from the coding sequence ATGAAAAAAGAATTAATTTTAGTTATTGATTTTGGTGGACAATATAATCAATTAATAGCAAGAAGAGTAAGAGAATGCAATGTATATTGCGAAGTTCATCCTTATACGTTAAGTGTTGAAGAAATAAAGGAAATGAATCCAAAGGGAATTATTTTTACAGGTGGACCAAACAGTGTATATGGTGAAGATTCTCCTCTATGCGATAAAGCTCTATTTGAAATAGGAGTACCTATTCTTGGTATATGCTATGGTTCTCAACTTATGTCTCATATGCTTGGAGGAAAAGTTGCAACAGCTCCTGTAAGTGAATATGGTAAAACAGAAGTAGATGTAAAGGTAGATTCTAAACTTTTTGATGGTGTATCATCTAAAACTATATGTTGGATGAGCCACACTGATTACATAGAAAAAGCTCCAGAAGGATTTAAGATAACTGGTAATACTCCTGTTTGCCCAGTTGCAGCTATGGAATGTGAAGAAAAGAATTTATATGCAGTTCAATTCCACCCAGAAGTTATGCATACACAAGAAGGTACAAAGATGCTTAATAACTTTGTATATAATGTATGCGGATGTTCTGGAGATTGGAAAATGGATTCATTTGTTGAGAAGACAATTGAAGAAATTAGAGCAAAAGTTGGAAATGGAAAAGCTTTATGTGCATTATCAGGTGGAGTTGATTCTTCAGTAGCAGCAGTATTGCTTTCAAAAGCTATTGGAAAACAATTAACATGTGTATTTGTTGATCATGGTTTACTTCGTAAAAATGAAGGAGATGAAGTTGAAGCTATATTTGGACCAAATGGTAATTATGACTTAAACTTCATACGTGTAAATGCACAAGAAAGATTTTATGAAAAATTAGCTGGAGTAGAAGATCCAGAAACTAAGAGAAAAATAATTGGTGAAGAATTTATAAGAGTTTTTGAAGAAGAAGCTAAAAAAATTGGAGCTGTTGATTTCTTAGTACAAGGAACTATTTATCCAGACGTAATAGAAAGTGGTCTTGGTAAATCAGCTGTTATAAAATCACATCATAATGTAGGAGGACTTCCTGATTATGTTGATTTTAAAGAAATAATAGAACCACTTAGATTATTATTTAAGGATGAAGTTCGTAAAGCAGGATTAGAACTTGGAATCCCAGAAAAATTAGTTTATAGACAGCCATTCCCAGGTCCAGGACTTGGTATTCGTATAATCGGTGAAGTAACTGCTGAAAAAGTAAGAATAGTTCAAGATGCAGATGCAATTTATCGTGAAGAAATTGCAAATGCAGGTATTGATAAGGAAATAGGTCAATATTTCGCAGCTCTTACAAATATGCGTTCAGTAGGTGTCATGGGTGATGAAAGAACTTATGATTACGCTATAGCACTTAGAGCAGTAACAACAAGTGACTTTATGACAGCAGAGTCTGCTGACCTTCCATGGGAAGTGCTTGGAAAAGTAACAACTAGAATAGTTAATGAAGTTAAAGGTGTTAACCGTGTAATGTATGACTGCACTGGAAAACCACCAGCAACTATTGAATTTGAATAA